A region of the Vigna unguiculata cultivar IT97K-499-35 chromosome 9, ASM411807v1, whole genome shotgun sequence genome:
cttcagtTCGTGTTCTACCACTGTCTTGAAAGTCCGGTGTGTTCCCTTCATATTTAGAATCCTCTTCATTAAACCATTCAAAGAAATTGCAATGAGAATTGGACtgcataaataaaacaaaaccattAAGACATCAAACGAAATCAAGTTCACCCAATAAATACCAAATTTCTCACTTACAGCCCAGTTTCTACATCTCCAAAATAATCTCCCCTTGTTCTTCACAGTTGTTGCCTTTAGGAGCAGTAATCTTTCCCTACACCTACACAGTTTGGATGTCATATCCGACGACGATGAACAGGTCTGCGAAATTTTTGAACCACTACTCCTCTGCGTACAATGAATCCCTTTGCTCCCACTTTTCATCACCCTAAAACGATCTTCAAACTTCAATTTTGGCTGCCAATGAATTTAATACGATACCCCCCAAACCAAAACGAACACTACAAATTTAGGGTTTCAGAAAGACCCCAAATCCCTCTTTTAAAACGGTCCTAAAATATCAAGACCACGTGTTGTTCATCAATTCCTCTCAGCTGAAAACGGGATCCTTACGTGGCCATCCGTTAGACACGTGTGAATTAAAATTAACGGAGTTTAAAATTGGGGACCAATTCCATTAGATTTAAAACGTGGAGGACTGAATATGACCAAACGTTACGTGGggactaaaaccaaaaattacccaacataattaacccttaaTTAATAAACTCATGTAAATTTTAGTTGAGAGAAATAGAGTGATAAGTTCTagattgttaaaaatattaaacataattattgAACTGAATtgaattagaaagaaaaaagtatttatttgagTAATAATTGCACGGAATGATTTCattcatttgatttttaaaaataaaattattcttaaatattatttcttaaattagATTGAATTAACTTGTGCAATTagaaaatatactttaaaatagaggatatctatataattattcaaataatttgtgttaatttaaaaattttaaataactcaatttagtttattttcttcaaaccataaattatgttttatttaaagaattatacAATACAATTAATTGTTTCagataaattttaagtttactTTGTTTCAGTTCAATTAGTAGATTTTTACTtgcttatttttctttcaacatCTATCTgtttgttgagaaaaaaaaaatgattaatgaAAAGTTATGTTTATTAGggaattaattttcaatttagttttggTTGAACAAGAAAATATAGTTTAATAATGAtagtattaaaaaaactataacagTCAGTTTACCTTTTAATACAAGTAGTTAATTAAACttgtaaataatttagtttaattcactattaaaattaactagtttagtTTAATTCTGTATAACTACATCACAGTTTAACTTAGATTTTCCTTTTAAGCTAATGTATGACTAATTCAAAGTGACATTATGGTCAAATGCATTAAGAGTTTTAAGTAAAATTAGAGTGAGTATTGTTTCAAACATATTCATTGAGACAGTACCACGGCTCAATAGTTTAGTTCAGAAAAAGTTTTCTCAtcttattaaattattagtaaGTGTAATGtattacttgattgatcttcAAATGTGCTAGATTAGATACATATAATGACTTTGAAGTTAAAATCTTGAAACAAGTGACTTCATGTTTTATACAATTGAAGACAGAGAAGAGTTAAATGGAGAGGGAAAGAATGGTTGTTCTGCAACATGGACAATGAGAATTATTTTCCAACCATGGTTTCAAGCATCTGTCATGAAACTTATGTGCACAAGGAAGATGGATCAGTGTCTCTCCAACCCTGAATGATTCCAAGCACACGGCACAATCCTCTTGTTCAGAGGCCTTCCAGCTCCATCTACTCCAACTGAATTTCCTTCCACCACTTTTCTTTGACCCATAAACCTCTGTGTGCAACTCTGTTATGCTTGTTCTTCCACCCTCCACACATGTTGTACTCTTCTGCCTGTTCATTAACTAACCATAAGTTTtcaaacaaaacacacacaataTCACTCACCTACATGTCATTATTATTCTTCTAGGTGTCATGAACCAACAATTCCAAAAACTTACATGAATTATTTCAGCAAATGTGTAGTAGGATCATATATCTGATATGCTGAAATTCAACTTAGTCATGAACCAACTattccaaaaactaaaaacaagagCTATTTGAGCCTGAAGAAAGCTATTTGAACCATACCATGACATAAAACACCAATTTATGAAACACAAACACTTGGACAAAGACACAGATATAGAATCAAAAAGCATTGAGTAGTGTATGATAAGTTGATTGAAAGACTACTTTAGAAATCCTACCGTTGATTGACATTATAGAAAATTTTACACTAGTTGCAATAGACATGAGGGACAGTTACTAAATCTGTTGTGGGTGTTATTCTCcatagacaattttttttctgcatAGTTTCTGGTCTTGTGAATGCACTTTTATGCAGAATGTCTAGTTCTTCATCTCTCTAGACATAAACTTTTGG
Encoded here:
- the LOC114162353 gene encoding probable E3 ubiquitin-protein ligase RHY1A → MAGMLPGVECARRRRFHSCFDSNSTSLASHVSTRRSSFGLYASNFSLSTSQQRGMLYQTHPDEDMAGAAREARQRLDDKFRAQRMSDNKRQKSTTCVEGGRTSITELHTEVYGSKKSGGRKFSWSRWSWKASEQEDCAVCLESFRVGETLIHLPCAHKFHDRCLKPWLENNSHCPCCRTTILSLSI